The DNA segment GTCATTCATCTCAGTGCGAGAATTATAAACATTTCCTTTTTCACGATCTTCCCAGATTCGTTTTTCTTCGATGAATTGGCTATAATAGCGTTTGAGAAGACCTTCCGCCTCACGGATCTTAGTTTCCAAATTTTTTGGACCTGTCTCCTGTCCTGGATCCACAGGTAAATCTGCACCAGGGATAACAGGTACATCAGGTGCATTCGGATCCACTGGTTTTGGTTCATCTCGAAGGGCGATCCCAGAATCTTCATCGATGTTGATTCTTTTTTCAGTGTCGAGAGATTTGACTTCCTCCATGGAAATTACCTGGAGTGGGGAAAGATACAAACCTGAGAGTGGATTCCTGCGGTCTTCCTCCCCTGCCCAAATTGAAAATTGTAAAATGAAAAAAAGGAACCAAATGCACAACTTGGACTTATTTCTTTTTGAAACCTGATTGTCCGAGAGAGAAAACTCCAATTGTGATTCCTACCTGTAGTCAATTATCGGCGAAATTTCAATTTTCCCAATACAAAAGGTGTTGTATTCTTTTGCCAGATGGCGTTCACTAAAAAACAAATCCAAACCCAATCAACAAAAATCACATGTCAAAAAATATAGTCGAAAGGTATCTCGTTCTCAAAAATAAATATCGGAATTATGATACAAAATATGCCTTAAAACGGATGCAAGCTTTTCGACTTGCGACTCAAGAACTTTCCAGAAAAGGTTATGAAGTTGCTCTTGAACTACTCGGTTCCATCAATTTTGGGATTGTTGATCCAACTTCCGATGTGGACTGCATACTATTACTCGAATGTGACTTGCACAAAGACCAAGGTTCATGTCCCCACCATTGCAACAATTTAACTTTCGTTAAAGCCGAAATTTCAAAATTTGTTACAAAACGATTATCACCTGAATCGTTTAATATTGATTATTTAGATTCTATCAATTTAAAATATGTAGAAGAAAAAATCAGAACAGAAACTGTTCTCGGTGATGAAACACTTTATTGCCTGTTATTCTATCGCAATATTGGTAGGCCAGTGAATCGCCCACTTTTTATTCCCTTCTGTGATCAATTAGAGGAGAATCATGATTTTGTCAAAGAAATCATTCCTTGGGCATCCGAAGCTTTGGAAGGGTATTTAAATACCAACCAACATCGTATGTCTTTTAATAAGTACAATGAAAGAATCCGTGCCCGAGGCCTAAGCCTTCCAGAAGGATTACAACAAGAACTACAAGCCTATATGGAAGGTGAGTCTTAGAATATAGCATTTTTAGTAGAAACAACAATTACTATGTCTGAACTTTAGACAAAGATTCAGAATTGAGTATCCATTTTGTCTCATCACTAAATTTAGCATTGATTTGAATATTCTTCTTTACTACTTTTCTTTTTTCAGTAGAGTATCGCCATGTTGGATGCAAGTTGGATGCCGAAAAGGAGACTGTTTCCTTACCTACTTACCAATTTTAGTTTATTTATTTTTGTCTCTATAGCCTTCGCATTTTATACAGCAAGCGAACGAAACATAGATGCTGCAGAAGAAAATCGATATAAATCCTTACAAATTGCAAACGAACTCAGACAATCTTCCGACCAACTAACAAACTTAGTACGTTTGTATGCAATTCAGAAAAAACAGAAATACAAAGAATACTTCCAGCGAATTTTAGAAATTCGAAATGGAGAAAAACCAAGACCAAAGGGTTACGATTATGCCTATTGGGATTTGGTCATTGCCGATGAATTACCTCCACCACCTGAAGAAGGGGAACAGATCAGTATCTATGATGCAATGAAACAGGCTGATTTTGAGGAATCGGATTATGCACTACTCTCCTTATCAAAAGAAAAATCAGACCAACTTACCAAAATCGAATTTGAATCTATGTCTTTGATTGAAGAAGAATTAAAAACAGGAAGGTCAAACCCAAAAGCAATCAGGATCTTATTTGATGATCATTATTTGAAGTGCAAAGCGGAGATTATGAAACCGATTAATGATTTGTATGTCCAACTCGACGAAAGGACTTCACAAGCTATCTTAGATGCAAAAGAAAAAGTTTTTTTCTTACGTACTGTCTTAATCCTCTCTGGTATAATTTTTGGGATTACTTTATATTTAACCCATAGATCATTAGTGTCTATTATGGGGGGAAGTGTAGATGAAGTTTTCCGCCGAATTTCATTACTTGGTGAAGGCAAATTTACAGGAGAAATTCAGACTACAAATAACAAAAATTCAATCTTAAACAGCTTAAATATCACACAAAAAAGATTACAAGAGTTATACGAAGAAAAGGAAATGGCAAGTCATGCAAAATCAGAATTTTTAGCATCCATGAGCCATGAAATTCGCACTCCTCTCAATGGAGTCATTGGTATCACCCAAATATTATTTAAAACCAATTTAGATGCAGAACAAAAGAACTATCTAAAAACCATTGTCGACGCAGGAAAAGCTCTCTTAAATATTTTAAACGATATTTTAGATTTCTCTAAGATTGATGCAGGGAAATTAAAAATTGAAAATATACCCTTCCACCTACCAAATTTAATCAAAGAAATTTTCGATTTATTTGTGATCGAATCCCAAGCAAAACAGTTAGAATTTTCTTATCAAATTGATCCCAAAGTTCCCGAATTGATCATTTCAGATCCAAGTAGGATTCGTCAGATTTTATTCAATCTCATTGGAAATGCGATCAAATTTACTGAAACTGGATACGTCATCCTTCATGTTGAAATCAAAGACCAAATGATTCTCTTTGAAATTAAGGATTCTGGAATTGGTATATCATCAGAGAAACTCTCCTCTTTGTTCCAAACATTTTCACAACTGGATGCTTCCACCTCACGGAAGTATGGTGGAACAGGACTTGGTTTGGCAATTTCAGAACGTTTGGTAAAGTTACTGGATGGGAAAATTGGTGTAAAAAGTGTTGAGGGTGTAGGTAGCACGTTTTGGTGTATGATTCCTCTTTCCACACCGAAGGAAACAGTTTCTAATCAAATACTAATCGGAGAAGAAACAAAAGATATAAGCACAGAACAAAATGATTCTGAAAATTTTTCAAACCAATCATTCTTAGTTGTAGAAGACAATGTTTTAAACCAGAAGGTGATTGGTGGATTACTTAAAAAACAACAGATCCATTATGATTTGGCCGAAAACGGAAAAATAGCAGTTGAGATGTGCCGATTAAAACACTATGACTTGATTTTAATGGACTGTGAAATGCCAATCATGGACGGATTTGAAGCAACCACCAAAATTAGGGAAATGGAAACAAACAAGGAACAAAAATCAGTCATCATCGCTGTCACAGCACACGTGTTAAATGAACATAAACAAAGGTGTTCAGAAGTAGGTATGGATGGTTTTATCAGCAAACCCTTTTACATTGATGATTTATTGCAGACTTATTCGAAAGTGTTAAAAAACAAACGATCCAAATAAAGGTGGCAGAAATCATAATTTAAACATAGATAATTCCTGATTCAATTCGACAATAAGAGAATTTAATTCTGCTGAAGATTTTGCTGTTTTTTCTGACATCATCGATAACTTTGCAGTATCATTTGCTAAGTGATGGACTGAAGTTCCCATTTCTTCATTTACCTTCTTTTGTTCTTCAGTAGCAAAGGAAACGGAAGTTGACCTGTTGACAATATTTTCAGATTGTTTTCTAATTTCCTCTACTTCTGCAATTTGCTCCAAATTTGCTTGGTTCACTCTATCGATATTGTTGATAATCTCGATGACACTATCTGATAAATATTGGAAGGTTTCACTTGCTGATTTAACTGATGAAACTGACATATGTGTGGAAATAGAAACTCTTTTGATGAGTTCTGAAATTGTTTTTGTGGAGGAAGCAGTTCTTTCTGCAAGTTTACCCACTTCCGAAGCAACAACAGCAAATCCTCTTCCAGCGTCACCTGCACGTGCTGCTTCAATGGAAGCATTTAATGCAAGTAAGTTGACTTGTTCCGAAATATCTTTAATGATTTCTAATATTTTACCAATTTCCAAAGCATTTTTATCAACTTCTTCAATTGATTGGATTGCACTGGAAATTGATTTTCCACTTTTGATTACTTCTGTTTCGACTGAATCTGCTTTCGATTTAGCATGGAGTGATATTTCTTTCACACTTGATGAAATGGTAAATAAATGTTCGATGGACTCATTTGTCGCAGCCGTTAATTTTTTTTGTTCTAACGCATCGGTATAAATACCATTAATAGAAGAACCATTTTCTTCTAAAGCTGCAGCTACCTCTTCCAAAGATGCGGCTTGTACTTGAGAGTGTTCCGCTGAATCACTGGACAATCCTTCAAGTGTTTTTGCTTCCAACTGAATTTTTGAAGAATGTTTGGTAATGGATGTTAATAATCGATTGAGTTTGATTTTTGCTTCTTCCAAATAAATAGAGATCACACCAATCTCATTTCTTGTTTGATTGATACGAAGATCTGATCTCAGATCTCCTTCAGCAAATAATTTTAAAATATTTGATACATCCCTAATGGTGGCAGAAGTATTTCCAGTCAGTTTCCATAAAACAAAAAATAATACAGAAATCATGATCAGAATGAAAGCGCTCAAACCCAAACATACCATTTCCAATTGGTGATCACTTACGAAGTTTCGAAACTGATAATAGATATAAAATGAAAACATAAAGTATTCGATTACAAATGTAGCAAAAATAGGAAAAAGCAAATTCGCAAACAAACTAAGCGGTTTTAATCGTAATTCATTATATACATCGTACATCTTTTTCTCAACATATATGTAGAAGAAAGATGAAATCGCCATTGCAAGTAATACACCAAGTAGGGAAAAAAACAGAACTTCCCCATACGTTTTGACCAAACCAAACTGATACGAAAGTACCATCGTCAGAATTGGTCCACCAACATTGGTGGATAGAATATTAAGAGCTCCATTTTTGGAATGGCTCCGAATCAGAGAGAGTTCCTTGTCTGTATAAATGATTCCTTCCGGACGATTCATTTGTTTTTTGAAATTTCTATCTTTGAAAAAGAAAATCATTGCATGTGCACCAATAATGGGTGGAGCCAAGTAGAATAAAATTTTTAGTATGGATTCAAAATTGCCCAAACCAAAAATGAGTAACATTCCAGCAAAAAAGAGAAAAGGATCGAGATTGGTTATAAGTAAGTAAGAAAGGAAAAAACTTTTTGGTTTCGGTTGGGAAACATACTCTTTTGGTTTCATTGGCAGTGAATTCTATAACAAAACTTATTTCCTTTGTCAAATGAAATTAATGCTTCATTGACATTCCATAATCATTCTATATTCGGAAATATTCTAAACCGAAAATCCCATGCGTACAATTTGTGCGAAACATGGACATTTGTTTGGAATTGATGGGAAGGAAAAGGTTTAAGGGTAAGAGGAAGATTTGGATTTGACGTTTTCTAAATGGCGGATGTCTTTTCCTGTATTCAACCTGACAAGTTCTTCCGCCACATTCACCGCATAATCACCTAACCTCTCTAATGCGAGAATGATTCGATAGACATCGGCAAATTCTTGTTTTTCCATATCAGGTACGGCTCGATACTTTTGGAAAGCTTGGTCACAAAGGGCATTCAGTTCGTCTTCCAGGGAATTCACACTCCCCATAAACCTCTCTTTTTCTTCTACTAAAGATTCGATCGCCATTCCTGCAAGAGTTGTAACCCTTGATAGAATTAGAGTCATTGGTTCTTCATTTTTGAAGAGACCTTTGCGGATGGTTTTGTGACGAAACACATCAGCACAGTTGACCACTTGGTCTCCCATTCGTTCCATATTCCGAGTGATCCGTATGGCCGAAAGAGCAAATCGCAAAGGATCTTTTTTCAATACAATGTCATTATCCACATCGCCCATCCCGAGAATGTTACGGTTACTCACTGCTTCCAATATGGCATTTTGGGAAAGGTTATCGTTTTCCTTTTCTAAATCATCAATGAGGTCATCACGTTCTACAATTTTCTCAGCTTGGGCATAGTCATCTGATTCGAGAGCCTCACTGAGTAAGATCACTTGCTCCAAAACAAGTTCCGCCATGGAATATAAGTTTTTTCTTAAGTAATAAAATTTGGAGATGATCATGTCAATTTAGATATTGCTTACTTCCGTTATACG comes from the Leptospira ellinghausenii genome and includes:
- a CDS encoding ATP-binding protein; the protein is MLDASWMPKRRLFPYLLTNFSLFIFVSIAFAFYTASERNIDAAEENRYKSLQIANELRQSSDQLTNLVRLYAIQKKQKYKEYFQRILEIRNGEKPRPKGYDYAYWDLVIADELPPPPEEGEQISIYDAMKQADFEESDYALLSLSKEKSDQLTKIEFESMSLIEEELKTGRSNPKAIRILFDDHYLKCKAEIMKPINDLYVQLDERTSQAILDAKEKVFFLRTVLILSGIIFGITLYLTHRSLVSIMGGSVDEVFRRISLLGEGKFTGEIQTTNNKNSILNSLNITQKRLQELYEEKEMASHAKSEFLASMSHEIRTPLNGVIGITQILFKTNLDAEQKNYLKTIVDAGKALLNILNDILDFSKIDAGKLKIENIPFHLPNLIKEIFDLFVIESQAKQLEFSYQIDPKVPELIISDPSRIRQILFNLIGNAIKFTETGYVILHVEIKDQMILFEIKDSGIGISSEKLSSLFQTFSQLDASTSRKYGGTGLGLAISERLVKLLDGKIGVKSVEGVGSTFWCMIPLSTPKETVSNQILIGEETKDISTEQNDSENFSNQSFLVVEDNVLNQKVIGGLLKKQQIHYDLAENGKIAVEMCRLKHYDLILMDCEMPIMDGFEATTKIREMETNKEQKSVIIAVTAHVLNEHKQRCSEVGMDGFISKPFYIDDLLQTYSKVLKNKRSK
- a CDS encoding methyl-accepting chemotaxis protein, which codes for MKPKEYVSQPKPKSFFLSYLLITNLDPFLFFAGMLLIFGLGNFESILKILFYLAPPIIGAHAMIFFFKDRNFKKQMNRPEGIIYTDKELSLIRSHSKNGALNILSTNVGGPILTMVLSYQFGLVKTYGEVLFFSLLGVLLAMAISSFFYIYVEKKMYDVYNELRLKPLSLFANLLFPIFATFVIEYFMFSFYIYYQFRNFVSDHQLEMVCLGLSAFILIMISVLFFVLWKLTGNTSATIRDVSNILKLFAEGDLRSDLRINQTRNEIGVISIYLEEAKIKLNRLLTSITKHSSKIQLEAKTLEGLSSDSAEHSQVQAASLEEVAAALEENGSSINGIYTDALEQKKLTAATNESIEHLFTISSSVKEISLHAKSKADSVETEVIKSGKSISSAIQSIEEVDKNALEIGKILEIIKDISEQVNLLALNASIEAARAGDAGRGFAVVASEVGKLAERTASSTKTISELIKRVSISTHMSVSSVKSASETFQYLSDSVIEIINNIDRVNQANLEQIAEVEEIRKQSENIVNRSTSVSFATEEQKKVNEEMGTSVHHLANDTAKLSMMSEKTAKSSAELNSLIVELNQELSMFKL
- a CDS encoding phosphate signaling complex PhoU family protein, which translates into the protein MIISKFYYLRKNLYSMAELVLEQVILLSEALESDDYAQAEKIVERDDLIDDLEKENDNLSQNAILEAVSNRNILGMGDVDNDIVLKKDPLRFALSAIRITRNMERMGDQVVNCADVFRHKTIRKGLFKNEEPMTLILSRVTTLAGMAIESLVEEKERFMGSVNSLEDELNALCDQAFQKYRAVPDMEKQEFADVYRIILALERLGDYAVNVAEELVRLNTGKDIRHLENVKSKSSSYP